The following proteins are co-located in the Clostridiales bacterium genome:
- a CDS encoding iron-containing alcohol dehydrogenase, protein MKEDKFILKSKVYFNNQSIQLLEQISGTKAFIVSDGIMDKLGYLQKAVDFLSNAGISSVVFTDVHPDPDVKVIADGMKLYKDSGADVLVALGGGSVIDTAKGILYFASKLVETEGKNFRKPLFIAIPSTSGTGSEVTNFSVITGEDGKVCIVDEFIAPDMAILDSTCIQHVPQRVVVDTGIDVLVHSIEAFVSKDATDFTDALAEKSIKLIFENLELIYKDINNADARDRVLNASCLAGMAFTNAGLGINHSLAHAVGGTFHIPHGRSNAMMLTAVMEYNADLAGTANGYAAERYAKLAEMLQLPARTKREGCVSLIRAVTRLKSVLGIEDHLSALGIDKTAFENALESMAEAAMADRCTPTNPRQPSKEDIISIYKKCY, encoded by the coding sequence TGGATAAGCTGGGTTATCTTCAGAAAGCAGTGGATTTTCTTAGCAATGCAGGAATCAGCTCTGTAGTTTTTACAGATGTTCACCCAGATCCTGATGTTAAGGTCATTGCCGACGGCATGAAGCTTTATAAAGACAGCGGTGCTGACGTTTTGGTAGCGCTGGGCGGCGGGTCCGTCATCGATACGGCAAAAGGGATTCTATATTTTGCCTCTAAGCTTGTTGAAACGGAAGGCAAGAATTTTAGAAAGCCGCTTTTTATAGCCATTCCTTCAACGAGCGGTACAGGTTCTGAAGTAACAAACTTCTCTGTCATTACAGGAGAGGATGGAAAAGTTTGTATCGTAGATGAATTCATTGCACCCGATATGGCAATTCTGGATTCTACGTGCATTCAGCATGTTCCTCAGCGCGTGGTGGTGGATACAGGGATTGATGTATTGGTTCACTCAATCGAAGCTTTTGTTTCCAAGGATGCTACCGATTTTACCGATGCTCTTGCAGAAAAATCAATTAAATTGATCTTTGAAAATTTAGAGCTTATTTATAAGGATATTAATAATGCCGATGCAAGAGACCGTGTTTTGAATGCCTCCTGCCTAGCTGGAATGGCCTTCACCAATGCGGGCCTGGGCATCAACCATAGCTTGGCCCATGCTGTAGGCGGCACTTTCCACATTCCCCATGGCCGCTCCAACGCAATGATGCTCACTGCCGTTATGGAATATAACGCTGATTTGGCCGGTACCGCGAACGGATATGCAGCGGAACGATACGCTAAGCTTGCTGAGATGCTGCAGCTTCCTGCCAGAACAAAACGCGAAGGCTGTGTCAGCTTGATCAGAGCTGTAACTCGTCTGAAAAGTGTTTTGGGAATCGAAGATCATTTGAGTGCTCTTGGTATCGACAAGACTGCATTCGAAAATGCTCTTGAATCTATGGCAGAAGCTGCAATGGCGGATCGCTGTACTCCTACAAATCCAAGGCAGCCTTCAAAAGAAGATATCATTTCAATTTATAAGAAATGCTATTGA